The following coding sequences are from one Lolium rigidum isolate FL_2022 chromosome 6, APGP_CSIRO_Lrig_0.1, whole genome shotgun sequence window:
- the LOC124660922 gene encoding WAT1-related protein At5g64700-like isoform X2: MEVVIATMFLLPVAFAIERKTAPQLSYKVSLKLFVHALYGMSASINITFVGLSYASETSASALLNLLPVLTFFLALLLRMESLKLKRFHGIVKVSGIVLCAAGVTILALYQGPKLKSFIHHPVFHHASQVDTHPARRWILGILLQSFATAMFALWTVFQGNLAEYPSMLLNAAVQVVFATVQSFVMALVMERDFSRWKLSLDVGLVAVIYCGVVVSAFSNYLQLWLIDKRGPVFVAVTAPLTFVITIILSLLIGEAVTLGSVMSGALMVGGLYNVLWGKRMEQVALGKQQGRSAGNAARFDFEEQERGAPVPATQDLIKPLPGAR, from the exons atggaggtagtaatagCTACCATGTTCTTACTGCCCGTTGCTTTTGCAATTGAAAG GAAAACCGCCCCACAACTGTCATACAAAGTCAGTCTGaagctatttgtgcatgcattatATGG AATGTCTGCTTCTATTAACATAACATTTGTTGGTCTCAGTTATGCTTCGGAAACTTCTGCTTCTGCACTACTAAATCTCTTACCAGTGCTAACTTTCTTTTTGGCTCTACTGTTGCG GATGGAGTCTTTGAAATTAAAGAGGTTCCATGGGATTGTGAAAGTTTCTGGGATAGTGCTTTGTGCTGCTGGTGTTACTATACTGGCATTATACCAAGGACCTAAGCTCAAATCTTTCATCCACCACCCTGTTTTTCATCATGCAAGTCAGGTTGATACCCATCCCGCAAGGAGATGGATATTGGGAATTCTCTTGCAGTCTTTTGCGACTGCAATGTTTGCTCTTTGGACAGTGTTCCAG GGCAATTTAGCTGAGTATCCGTCCATGCTACTCAACGCAGCTGTTCAGGTAGTCTTTGCAACCGTTCAATCTTTTGTTATGGCTCTAGTGATGGAGAGAGACTTCTCAAGATGGAAGCTGAGCTTGGATGTAGGTCTTGTCGCGGTCATCTACTGT GGCGTCGTTGTTTCTGCATTTTCAAACTACCTGCAACTCTGGTTAATTGACAAGCGCGGCCCAGTGTTCGTGGCCGTGACGGCACCTCTTACTTTTGTTATCACGATCATTCTGTCACTTCTCATAGGAGAAGCAGTCACCCTTGGAAG TGTAATGAGTGGAGCTCTGATGGTTGGCGGTCTGTACAATGTTCTCTGGGGGAAGAGAATGGAGCAAGTGGCTCTAGGCAAGCAGCAAGGGCGTAGCGCAGGAAACGCAGCCCGATTTGATTTCGAGGAACAAGAAAGGGGTGCACCAGTTCCGGCAACGCAAGATTTGATCAAGCCATTGCCTGGTGCGAGATAA
- the LOC124660922 gene encoding WAT1-related protein At5g64700-like isoform X1 — MGNTAPYAVSFLLRFIYGVMQVLLKVAFNQGTSIYVLVFYRHVIATMFLLPVAFAIERKTAPQLSYKVSLKLFVHALYGMSASINITFVGLSYASETSASALLNLLPVLTFFLALLLRMESLKLKRFHGIVKVSGIVLCAAGVTILALYQGPKLKSFIHHPVFHHASQVDTHPARRWILGILLQSFATAMFALWTVFQGNLAEYPSMLLNAAVQVVFATVQSFVMALVMERDFSRWKLSLDVGLVAVIYCGVVVSAFSNYLQLWLIDKRGPVFVAVTAPLTFVITIILSLLIGEAVTLGSVMSGALMVGGLYNVLWGKRMEQVALGKQQGRSAGNAARFDFEEQERGAPVPATQDLIKPLPGAR, encoded by the exons ATGGGCAACACAGCACCTTATGCTGTTTCATTTCTCTTAAGGTTCATATATGGAGTTATGCAGGTACTTCTCAAAGTTGCTTTTAACCAAGGCACAAGTATATATGTCCTTGTTTTCTACAGgcat gtaatagCTACCATGTTCTTACTGCCCGTTGCTTTTGCAATTGAAAG GAAAACCGCCCCACAACTGTCATACAAAGTCAGTCTGaagctatttgtgcatgcattatATGG AATGTCTGCTTCTATTAACATAACATTTGTTGGTCTCAGTTATGCTTCGGAAACTTCTGCTTCTGCACTACTAAATCTCTTACCAGTGCTAACTTTCTTTTTGGCTCTACTGTTGCG GATGGAGTCTTTGAAATTAAAGAGGTTCCATGGGATTGTGAAAGTTTCTGGGATAGTGCTTTGTGCTGCTGGTGTTACTATACTGGCATTATACCAAGGACCTAAGCTCAAATCTTTCATCCACCACCCTGTTTTTCATCATGCAAGTCAGGTTGATACCCATCCCGCAAGGAGATGGATATTGGGAATTCTCTTGCAGTCTTTTGCGACTGCAATGTTTGCTCTTTGGACAGTGTTCCAG GGCAATTTAGCTGAGTATCCGTCCATGCTACTCAACGCAGCTGTTCAGGTAGTCTTTGCAACCGTTCAATCTTTTGTTATGGCTCTAGTGATGGAGAGAGACTTCTCAAGATGGAAGCTGAGCTTGGATGTAGGTCTTGTCGCGGTCATCTACTGT GGCGTCGTTGTTTCTGCATTTTCAAACTACCTGCAACTCTGGTTAATTGACAAGCGCGGCCCAGTGTTCGTGGCCGTGACGGCACCTCTTACTTTTGTTATCACGATCATTCTGTCACTTCTCATAGGAGAAGCAGTCACCCTTGGAAG TGTAATGAGTGGAGCTCTGATGGTTGGCGGTCTGTACAATGTTCTCTGGGGGAAGAGAATGGAGCAAGTGGCTCTAGGCAAGCAGCAAGGGCGTAGCGCAGGAAACGCAGCCCGATTTGATTTCGAGGAACAAGAAAGGGGTGCACCAGTTCCGGCAACGCAAGATTTGATCAAGCCATTGCCTGGTGCGAGATAA
- the LOC124660923 gene encoding pentatricopeptide repeat-containing protein At4g38150-like: protein MSLQIPARSTGLQRLLLLLGGQSGIRRSYSTGERRRRVIREARDEEEDEAFLRTLNFGADPENNPLPPPPRSAGGGPDSSSTGTSPTDILRRAAAKQQQRPEGSAQKAIGESLMEKLKLGDARASASASASASASAVEGQQPEHEQGQPQQSEDADEIFRKMKETGLIPNAVAMLDGLCKSGLVQEAMKLFGLMREKGAIPEVVIYTAVVDAFCKAGKLDDAVRIFKKMQGNGVIPNAFSYWLIIGGLCKGGRLDDAVAFCVEMFEAGLSPNAATFVGLVDAVCNTKGVEEGEKLVRSFQDRNFAIDDKSIREHLDKKGPFTPVVWEVIFGKKKSNRPF from the coding sequence ATGAGCCTGCAGATTCCGGCGAGATCGACCGGCCTccaacgcctcctcctcctgctgggtGGACAATCCGGGATCCGGCGGTCATACTCCACTGGCGAACGTCGCCGCCGGGTGATCCGCGAGGCgcgggatgaggaggaggacgaggccttCCTCCGCACCCTcaacttcggggctgacccggagAACAACCCCCTGCCCCCGCCGCCGAGAAGCGCGGGGGGAGGCCCCGACTCCTCCTCCACCGGCACCTCCCCGACTGACATCCTCAGACGCGCCGCTGCGAAGCAGCAGCAGCGTCCGGAAGGGAGCGCTCAGAAAGCCATCGGGGAGTCACTGATGGAGAAGCTTAAGCTGGGCGATGCgagggcctccgcctccgcctccgcctccgcttctgcctctgcGGTCGAGGGGCAGCAGCCTGAGCACGAACAAGGGCAACCGCAGCAGTCGGAGGACGCGGACGAGATCTTCCGGAAGATGAAAGAGACGGGGCTGATACCGAACGCCGTCGCCATGCTCGACGGGCTCTGCAAGAGCGGGCTGGTGCAGGAGGCCATGAAGCTCTTCGGCCTGATGCGCGAGAAGGGCGCCATCCCAGAGGTCGTCATCTACACCGCCGTCGTCGACGCCTTCTGCAAAGCAGGCAAGCTGGACGATGCCGTCAGGATCTTCAAGAAGATGCAGGGCAATGGGGTCATTCCAAATGCATTCAGCTACTGGTTGATTATAGGGGGCCTCTGCAAGGGCGGCAGGCTTGATGATGCCGTTGCTTTCTGCGTCGAGATGTTCGAGGCTGGCCTTTCGCCCAATGCTGCAACGTTTGTGGGCCTGGTTGATGCTGTATGCAACACTAAGGGGGTTGAGGAGGGTGAGAAGCTTGTGAGGAGCTTCCAAGATAGGAACTTCGCCATTGATGACAAGTCCATCAGGGAGCATTTGGACAAGAAAGGGCCATTCACGCCTGTTGTTTGGGAGGTGATCTTTGGGAAGAAGAAGTCAAACCGCCCTTTCTAA